In Bradyrhizobium sp. 170, the DNA window GGGCCTGACGCCGCCAAATCCTCGATCCAGTCGATGCTCGACAAGTTCCTCGACGAGTCCGACAAGAGCGGCGCATTGAAGCCCGTGCCGACCAAGGTGCCGGACATCCTGACCAGCAGCCCGGGTCCGGTGCCGCTGTCCGTCCCGTTGGCCAGCAATCCGACGCCGAACAAGCCGGTTACGAACTAGGCGGCCGGCCGGTCGTCCTGCGTCTGCGGCTGCATTGACCGCCGCCGGCCGCCGTCCCACATAGAGCTTGCTGCTTACAAGCGAGCGCTCATGGCTGGCGAACCCACCAAACCGAAATCGACAGGCGATGTTGCGTCGGCAAAGGCCGAGGCGGCTAAGGGCGGCCCGTTGCCGCAGAGCAAGCCGTCGGCGTCGGACGATATCGCAGCCTTCGTGGCGAAAGCTCGCGCAATGTCGCCGCACCGAGCGGGCGCCAGGGGAAGGCTGGTGTTTGCGCTTGACGCCACCATGAGCCGGCAGCCGACCTGGGATATGGCCTGCGCGTTGCAGGCCGACATGTTTCGCGAGGCGGCTTCGCTCGGCAGCCTCGATATAAGGCTGGTCTATTACCGCGGCTTCAATGAATGCCGCGCCACCGGCTGGATCTCCGATTCCGCGCAACTGGCGAGGTTGATGGGCAAGATCGATTGCCAGGGCGGCAATACCCAGATCGGCAAGGTGCTGTCGGAGGCGCGCCGCGAGGCGGTGGCGTCTGGCGTGCGCGCCCTGGTGTTCGTCGGCGACGCCATGGAGGAGGGGGTCGACGATCTCTGTGCCAAGGCCGGCGAGCTCGGCCTGCTCAAGGTGCCGGTGTTCATGTTTCAGGAAGGCCACGACGCCACAGCCGAGCAGGCGTTCCGCGAGATCGCGCGGCTCACCGGCGGCGCATGGTGCAGGTTCGATCCGGGCGCCGCGGCGCAGTTGCGCGAGCTCCTGCGCGCCGCCGCAGCCTATGCCGCCGGCGGGCGCGAAGCGCTGCTGGCGCTGTCGAAAACCGCAAGCGGCGCGGCCGCGCTGATCGGCCAGATGAAGTGATCTGCGCCGCCGTTTGCTGCACGAGTGGCGACGCAGATCCTTGTTTAACGGCTGACGGTCGACTCCAGATCAACCGTTCAGCGGTCCCGCCCGTCAGAACACTACCTTGATGCCGCCGCTGACGCCGAAATCATTGCCGTCGGACCGTGCAAAGGTGGTGACGGCGTTGACGGTGGCGCTGACATTGCCGGCAATCGCCGCTGCGATGCCGGCCGCCACCTTGCCATAGGTCTGGCTGCGGCCATCGATCACGGTCAGCACCGGCAACAGCGGCGTCGTCACCTGCGTCGTGATGAGCGTGCGGCCGGAGCCGATGAAGTCATGCTCGGCGGTTAGATTCACGAACGGGCTGTAAATGCCATTGCCCATCACAAGCGGTGCGCGGAATTGCACGCC includes these proteins:
- a CDS encoding VWA domain-containing protein, with protein sequence MAGEPTKPKSTGDVASAKAEAAKGGPLPQSKPSASDDIAAFVAKARAMSPHRAGARGRLVFALDATMSRQPTWDMACALQADMFREAASLGSLDIRLVYYRGFNECRATGWISDSAQLARLMGKIDCQGGNTQIGKVLSEARREAVASGVRALVFVGDAMEEGVDDLCAKAGELGLLKVPVFMFQEGHDATAEQAFREIARLTGGAWCRFDPGAAAQLRELLRAAAAYAAGGREALLALSKTASGAAALIGQMK